In one Buchnera aphidicola (Pemphigus immunis) genomic region, the following are encoded:
- the rpmI gene encoding 50S ribosomal protein L35, with product MPKIKTLRSAAKRFKKTASGMFKHKQANLRHLLTKKTTNRKRNLRSKKIVSKGDRGKVVFLLPYS from the coding sequence ATGCCTAAGATAAAAACTTTACGTAGTGCAGCAAAAAGATTTAAAAAAACTGCATCAGGCATGTTTAAGCATAAACAGGCTAATTTACGTCATTTATTAACTAAAAAAACAACTAATAGGAAAAGAAATTTACGTTCTAAAAAAATAGTTTCAAAAGGAGATAGAGGTAAAGTAGTATTTTTATTGCCGTATTCATAA
- the infC gene encoding translation initiation factor IF-3: MKVGKKIQLIRPNRINNEIRAKEVRLSGMEGDQIGIVSLREALKQAVEAGVDLVEISPNAEPPVCRIMNYGKYLYEKSKSYKEQKKKQKIIQVKEIKFRPGTDKGDYQVKLRNLIRFLAEGDKVKITIRFRGREVAHQQIGIDMLNRIRNDLHELAIVEFFPSRVEGRQMIMILSPKKK; this comes from the coding sequence ATTAAAGTCGGAAAAAAAATACAATTAATACGTCCTAATCGTATTAATAATGAAATTCGAGCCAAAGAGGTTCGCCTTTCAGGTATGGAAGGTGATCAAATAGGTATTGTGAGTTTACGAGAAGCATTAAAACAGGCAGTGGAAGCCGGAGTGGATTTAGTTGAAATTAGTCCAAATGCAGAACCACCAGTATGTCGTATTATGAATTATGGAAAATATTTATATGAAAAAAGTAAATCTTATAAAGAACAAAAGAAAAAACAAAAAATAATACAGGTAAAGGAAATAAAATTTAGACCAGGAACAGATAAAGGAGATTATCAAGTTAAATTAAGGAATTTAATTCGTTTTTTAGCGGAAGGAGATAAAGTAAAAATTACAATACGTTTTCGTGGTCGTGAAGTAGCACATCAACAGATAGGAATAGATATGTTAAATCGAATAAGAAATGATTTACATGAATTGGCTATTGTGGAATTCTTTCCTAGTAGAGTAGAAGGTCGTCAAATGATAATGATTTTATCACCTAAAAAGAAGTGA
- a CDS encoding HesB/IscA family protein, giving the protein MKNITKKIKNKKLFQEITLTKNASTQMLHLINKNPQNKGIRLNIKKSGCAGYRIIMELAQEKKEEEIELFQNGTILFVSKKILKILKGMEIDFIEKDFNKIFQFKHSNQKNHCGCGESFEL; this is encoded by the coding sequence ATGAAAAACATTACTAAAAAAATAAAAAACAAAAAATTATTTCAAGAAATTACTTTAACAAAAAATGCATCTACACAAATGTTACATTTAATTAATAAAAATCCACAAAACAAAGGAATCAGATTAAATATAAAAAAATCAGGATGTGCTGGATATCGTATTATAATGGAATTGGCTCAAGAAAAAAAAGAAGAAGAAATCGAATTATTTCAAAATGGTACTATTTTATTTGTGTCTAAAAAAATATTAAAAATATTAAAAGGTATGGAAATTGACTTTATAGAAAAAGATTTTAATAAAATATTTCAATTTAAACACAGTAATCAAAAAAATCACTGTGGTTGTGGAGAAAGTTTTGAATTATAA
- the ydiK gene encoding AI-2E family transporter YdiK yields MYNYKNSIDFPQAIFSLIFFIIMILMSFWIIRPFVLGFSWASMIVIATWPFMLKVQFWLGGKRYFAVIIMTIVLLLLFIVPVVFLVNNLIENSIPLMNWLTSGNLQLPNLNWLQDVPIIGMKLFISYHKLLNEGGVALITQIQPYMGITTEFFIIQVGNFGRFVIDLIFMLIFSSILYWNGEQVGNIIRHFAFRLAAKPGDTVVLLAGQAIRAVALGVVVTALVQGILGGIGLAISGIPYASLLMILIILFCLIQLGPLPVLVPAIIWLYWHSNVTCGTALLIWSSILCILDHILRPILIRIGADLPTLLILSGVIGGLLAFGMIGLFIGPVVLVISYRLILSWMNEIPSPDSLSNVPIKKISKKKSNKIFYVRYI; encoded by the coding sequence ATGTATAATTACAAGAATAGTATAGATTTTCCGCAAGCTATATTTTCATTAATTTTTTTTATTATTATGATATTAATGAGTTTTTGGATTATTCGTCCATTTGTTTTGGGATTTTCTTGGGCAAGTATGATTGTAATTGCTACTTGGCCGTTTATGTTAAAAGTACAATTTTGGTTAGGAGGAAAACGTTATTTTGCTGTTATTATAATGACTATTGTTTTATTGCTTTTGTTTATTGTTCCTGTTGTTTTTTTAGTTAATAATTTGATAGAAAATAGTATTCCTTTGATGAATTGGTTAACTTCGGGTAATTTACAACTTCCTAATTTAAATTGGTTGCAAGATGTACCTATTATTGGAATGAAGTTATTTATAAGTTATCATAAGTTATTAAATGAAGGAGGAGTAGCATTAATTACTCAAATTCAACCTTATATGGGTATTACTACTGAATTTTTTATTATACAAGTAGGTAATTTTGGTCGTTTTGTTATTGATTTAATCTTTATGTTGATTTTTAGTTCGATATTGTACTGGAATGGAGAACAAGTTGGAAATATTATACGTCATTTTGCATTTAGATTAGCAGCTAAACCAGGAGATACAGTGGTATTACTTGCGGGACAGGCTATTCGAGCAGTTGCATTAGGTGTGGTTGTAACAGCTTTGGTACAAGGAATATTAGGAGGTATAGGATTAGCGATATCAGGCATACCGTATGCTTCTTTATTAATGATATTAATTATTTTATTTTGTTTAATTCAATTAGGTCCTTTACCAGTTTTAGTCCCCGCTATTATTTGGCTTTATTGGCATAGTAATGTAACTTGTGGAACTGCGTTATTAATTTGGAGTAGTATATTGTGTATTTTAGACCATATTTTACGACCAATTCTGATACGTATAGGTGCTGATTTACCTACTTTATTAATTTTATCTGGAGTGATTGGAGGATTACTTGCTTTCGGTATGATTGGTTTATTTATTGGTCCAGTAGTATTAGTAATATCATATCGTTTAATATTATCTTGGATGAATGAGATTCCTTCTCCTGATTCATTATCTAATGTACCGATAAAAAAAATATCTAAAAAAAAAAGTAATAAGATTTTTTATGTGAGATATATATAA
- a CDS encoding 3-deoxy-7-phosphoheptulonate synthase: MKKTDELRTIRIDPLVTPAELAQRHIITPEITENVITTRNNIARIITGQDKRLLVIIGPCSVHDPEAAVEYASKLNELRKKYYSRLEIVMRTYFEKPRTVVGWKGLISDPDLNSSFRVNHGLSIARKLLLDINRLGMPSATEFLDIVIGQFIADLISWGAIGARTTESQIHREMASALSCPVGFKNGTDGNIRIAIDAIRASKVKHLFLAPDKHGKMTINHTSGNPFCHIIMRGGMLPNYHVEDIASAVKHLQDFNLPEYLMVDFSHGNCLKQHRRQCDVGESIAKQIYNGSTAIVGVMIESFLEEGCQTVVNSESLVYGKSITDPCLGWDDSVLLIDRLAKSIDSRF; this comes from the coding sequence ATGAAAAAAACAGACGAATTGCGAACGATACGAATTGATCCATTAGTTACACCTGCTGAATTAGCTCAGCGTCATATTATTACTCCGGAAATTACGGAAAATGTTATTACAACAAGGAACAATATTGCAAGAATAATAACAGGTCAAGATAAACGTCTATTGGTTATCATAGGACCTTGTTCAGTACATGATCCAGAAGCAGCAGTAGAATATGCTTCTAAACTTAACGAATTAAGAAAAAAATATTATTCTCGTCTCGAAATTGTAATGAGGACTTATTTCGAAAAACCGAGAACTGTTGTTGGATGGAAAGGATTAATTTCTGATCCTGATCTCAATAGTAGTTTTCGAGTTAATCATGGATTATCTATTGCTAGAAAATTGTTATTAGATATAAATAGATTAGGTATGCCTTCTGCTACAGAATTTTTAGATATAGTAATTGGACAGTTTATAGCGGATCTTATTAGTTGGGGAGCTATAGGCGCAAGAACTACAGAAAGTCAGATTCATCGTGAAATGGCTTCTGCTTTATCTTGTCCTGTAGGTTTTAAAAATGGTACTGATGGAAATATTCGTATTGCTATAGATGCAATTAGGGCTTCTAAAGTAAAACATTTGTTTTTAGCACCGGACAAACATGGGAAAATGACTATCAATCATACGAGTGGTAATCCATTTTGTCATATTATTATGCGTGGTGGTATGTTACCAAATTATCATGTTGAAGATATTGCTTCAGCTGTGAAACATTTGCAAGATTTTAATTTACCAGAATATTTAATGGTTGATTTTAGTCACGGAAATTGTTTAAAACAACATCGTAGACAATGTGATGTAGGAGAATCTATAGCTAAACAAATTTATAATGGTTCTACAGCTATTGTTGGTGTTATGATTGAAAGTTTTTTAGAAGAAGGTTGTCAAACGGTAGTTAATAGCGAATCTTTAGTTTATGGGAAATCTATTACAGATCCGTGTTTGGGTTGGGATGACAGTGTGTTATTGATTGATCGGTTAGCAAAATCTATTGATAGTCGTTTTTAA
- the priA gene encoding primosomal protein N', translating to MFIIQVVLFLPIKKFFEYTCPKEIIPIVGSRVSVPFGTRKVIGMIVSFYYQIGTVQFRLRSIYSIIDKSPIYTQKLWKTLKLSSIYYHCSIGHILCHILPTFLKKGKVIFPIQLYKWTVTNKGKKIDISILKRTPKQHYALSVLRHHSVFQNEFKKYNLSNYVLKKLKDKFLCDVYISSHWFTNSKKKFLIKDFDIKLNKKEYLTIERILNKGRYFTSWLLTGMKSTIKRQIYFNLVLKILERGLQILILVSNDNVVDQVISLFQIYFNVPIDAFYSGTTNYQKFSIWFRAKNNETAVIIGTKKAIFIPIAKLGIIIIDEEHSVSYKNKKGWCYNARDIGILRAYQEKIPIVLESVSPTLETLKNVINKKCQHVNLHRVILDKKKIIQKIIDIKSEKLRGGLSITLINSINQHIYNNKTVLLIINNNNCIFFVLCCKHCNWIAKCNLCNEYYYFNEHYQDLCCKFCFVRFSVPLFCFNCGSGDLISRSFGIENMKVSVKRIFSNIPVLCINYISTKLKKNVNKNALQHMSQKGVIILIREKDIYSVRLFVNITLVAMVLIDSYFTSMTFRSIERFAQFYTHSINLLDNYSKYFEVLIQTTYPNDADLNQLIQEGYSNLSINLLKKRQFLKLPPFTYHVMIYVKIKKSCKIENLFLILQDIIKNNKKESNINIWMMGTCPDFYQSKNGKYYVHKLLLQSSSRNELHNVLQFSIDFISIIPMFRKIKWKLDIDPIDI from the coding sequence GTGTTTATTATACAAGTTGTACTTTTTTTACCAATAAAAAAATTTTTTGAATATACTTGTCCTAAAGAAATAATTCCTATTGTTGGTAGTCGTGTATCAGTCCCATTTGGAACGCGAAAAGTAATAGGTATGATAGTATCTTTTTACTATCAAATTGGTACAGTACAATTTAGATTAAGATCTATTTATTCTATTATTGATAAATCTCCTATTTACACTCAAAAATTATGGAAAACGTTAAAATTATCTTCTATTTATTATCATTGTTCAATAGGACATATTTTATGTCATATTTTGCCTACTTTTTTAAAAAAAGGGAAAGTAATTTTTCCTATACAACTGTATAAATGGACAGTTACTAATAAAGGAAAGAAAATAGATATTAGTATTTTAAAGAGAACTCCAAAACAACATTATGCTTTGTCGGTATTGCGTCATCATTCAGTTTTTCAAAATGAATTTAAAAAATATAATTTATCTAATTATGTTTTAAAAAAATTAAAAGATAAATTTTTATGTGATGTATATATTTCATCTCATTGGTTTACTAATAGTAAAAAAAAATTTTTAATAAAAGATTTTGATATAAAATTAAATAAAAAAGAATATCTTACCATTGAAAGAATTTTAAATAAAGGAAGGTATTTTACTTCTTGGTTATTAACAGGTATGAAAAGTACGATAAAACGACAAATATATTTTAATTTAGTATTAAAAATTCTTGAAAGAGGATTACAAATATTAATTTTAGTTTCAAATGATAATGTTGTGGATCAGGTTATTTCTTTATTTCAAATTTATTTTAATGTACCAATTGATGCATTTTATTCTGGTACGACTAATTATCAAAAGTTTTCAATATGGTTTAGGGCAAAAAATAATGAAACAGCAGTGATTATAGGTACTAAGAAAGCTATTTTTATTCCTATAGCTAAATTGGGAATTATTATTATAGATGAAGAACATAGTGTTTCTTATAAAAATAAAAAAGGATGGTGTTATAATGCCAGAGATATAGGAATTTTAAGAGCTTATCAAGAAAAAATTCCCATAGTATTAGAATCTGTATCGCCTACTTTAGAAACGTTAAAAAATGTTATAAACAAAAAATGTCAACATGTTAATTTACATCGAGTTATTTTAGATAAGAAAAAAATAATACAGAAAATAATTGATATTAAAAGTGAAAAGTTAAGAGGAGGCTTATCTATTACTTTAATTAATTCAATTAATCAACATATTTATAATAATAAAACTGTATTGTTAATTATTAATAATAATAATTGTATTTTTTTTGTTTTATGCTGTAAACATTGCAATTGGATAGCTAAATGTAATTTATGTAATGAATATTATTATTTTAATGAACATTATCAAGATTTATGTTGTAAATTTTGTTTTGTTAGGTTTTCTGTTCCTTTATTTTGTTTTAATTGTGGATCTGGAGATTTAATTTCTCGTAGTTTTGGTATAGAAAATATGAAAGTGTCTGTTAAAAGAATATTTTCTAATATACCTGTATTGTGTATTAATTATATAAGTACAAAATTAAAAAAAAATGTTAATAAAAATGCTTTGCAGCATATGTCGCAAAAAGGAGTTATAATATTAATTAGAGAAAAAGATATTTATAGTGTACGTTTATTTGTTAATATAACTTTAGTGGCAATGGTTTTAATTGATTCTTATTTTACGTCTATGACATTTCGTTCTATAGAACGATTTGCTCAATTTTATACTCATTCTATTAATTTATTGGATAATTATTCTAAATATTTTGAAGTTTTAATACAAACTACATATCCTAATGATGCTGATTTAAATCAGTTGATACAAGAAGGTTATTCTAACCTATCCATTAATTTGTTAAAAAAAAGACAGTTTTTAAAATTACCTCCATTTACTTATCATGTTATGATTTATGTTAAAATAAAAAAATCTTGTAAGATAGAAAATCTTTTTTTAATTCTGCAAGATATTATAAAAAATAATAAAAAAGAAAGTAATATAAATATTTGGATGATGGGTACTTGTCCTGATTTTTATCAATCTAAAAATGGAAAATACTATGTTCATAAGTTATTATTACAGAGTTCTTCTCGTAATGAATTACATAATGTGTTGCAATTTAGTATTGATTTTATAAGTATAATTCCTATGTTTCGAAAAATAAAATGGAAATTAGATATAGATCCTATTGATATTTAA
- the rplT gene encoding 50S ribosomal protein L20, with product MARIKRGVVARARHKKIIKQAKGYYGARSRVYRVACQAVIKAAQYSYRDRRQRKRLFRRLWISRINAAVRKNKMSYSKFMYGLRKSDVNIDRKILSEIAVFDNNALSFLIEKAKCAL from the coding sequence GTGGCTCGTATAAAACGCGGTGTTGTAGCTCGAGCTCGTCATAAAAAAATTATAAAACAAGCCAAAGGATATTATGGAGCGCGTTCTCGTGTTTACAGAGTTGCTTGTCAAGCTGTTATTAAAGCTGCTCAATATTCTTATCGTGATCGTCGTCAGCGTAAGCGTTTATTCCGTAGATTATGGATTTCGCGCATTAACGCGGCTGTTCGAAAAAATAAAATGTCTTATAGTAAATTTATGTATGGTTTGAGAAAATCTGATGTAAATATAGATCGGAAGATTCTTTCGGAAATTGCAGTATTTGATAATAATGCATTAAGTTTTTTAATTGAAAAAGCTAAATGCGCATTATAA
- the tyrS gene encoding tyrosine--tRNA ligase has protein sequence MLYEKLINELKERKSVAQLTDEKGLLKCMLRGSIVLYCGFDITADSLHIGHILPLLSLKRFQLLGHKPIVLLGEATSLIGDPSFKTTERKFNNVEDIILWRKCISKQISFFLDFNHGTNSAEIVNNKDWFGKINLLKFLRDVGKHFSVNRMINRESVKRRILSNNQGISFTEFSYNLLQAYDFSVLYKKYAVVLQIGGSDQWGNIASGIFLTHRLFNKKVFGLTLPLLIQDNGIKFGKTETGTIWLDPKKTSPYKFYQFWINRSDEEVFNLLKMFTFLTIEDIKNIEKESIRNHDFYFPKRILADNITGLVHGEKGVSAAKRISSFLFSQSLDNLILSDFKQLKQDGIPFVKLLGNEDLQQALVNSILAPSRGQARNMISSNAIYINNYVQRDIKYFFKDSDKIFGKFTLLRRGKKNHCLLCW, from the coding sequence ATGTTATATGAAAAATTAATTAATGAGTTAAAAGAAAGAAAATCTGTAGCACAGTTGACAGATGAAAAAGGATTATTAAAGTGTATGTTACGAGGTTCTATTGTGCTTTATTGCGGATTTGATATTACTGCCGATAGTTTACATATAGGTCATATTTTACCTTTACTTTCTTTAAAAAGATTTCAATTATTAGGACATAAACCAATTGTTTTGTTGGGTGAGGCAACAAGTTTAATAGGAGATCCTAGTTTTAAAACTACAGAAAGAAAATTCAATAATGTGGAAGATATTATTTTATGGAGAAAATGTATTTCTAAACAAATTTCTTTTTTTCTTGATTTTAATCATGGTACGAATAGTGCTGAAATTGTCAATAATAAAGATTGGTTTGGTAAAATTAATTTATTAAAATTTTTACGTGATGTTGGAAAACATTTTTCAGTAAATAGGATGATAAATCGAGAATCGGTAAAAAGAAGAATTCTTTCTAATAATCAAGGAATATCTTTTACTGAATTTTCCTATAATTTATTACAAGCATATGATTTTTCGGTATTATATAAAAAATATGCAGTAGTTTTACAAATTGGGGGGTCAGATCAATGGGGAAATATTGCTTCCGGTATTTTTTTAACTCATCGATTATTTAATAAAAAAGTTTTTGGATTAACTTTACCTTTATTAATACAAGATAATGGTATTAAATTTGGAAAAACGGAAACAGGAACTATTTGGTTAGATCCTAAAAAAACAAGTCCTTATAAGTTTTATCAATTTTGGATTAATCGATCAGATGAAGAAGTTTTTAATTTATTAAAAATGTTTACTTTTTTAACTATTGAGGATATTAAAAATATAGAAAAAGAAAGTATAAGAAATCATGATTTTTACTTTCCAAAAAGGATTTTAGCAGATAATATAACTGGTTTAGTACATGGGGAAAAAGGAGTATCTGCTGCTAAAAGAATTTCATCTTTTTTATTTTCTCAATCTTTAGATAATTTAATTTTATCTGATTTTAAACAATTGAAACAAGATGGTATACCTTTTGTTAAATTGTTAGGAAATGAAGATTTACAACAAGCGTTAGTCAATTCTATTTTAGCTCCTTCTCGTGGTCAAGCTCGTAATATGATTTCTTCTAATGCAATATATATTAATAATTATGTTCAAAGAGATATTAAATATTTTTTTAAGGATTCTGATAAAATTTTTGGAAAATTTACTTTATTACGTCGTGGTAAAAAAAATCATTGTTTATTATGTTGGTGA
- the pheS gene encoding phenylalanine--tRNA ligase subunit alpha: MIIDPQALINLVEIDLKKTKNMKELNKVKVKYLGKKSFLSKEFFNLRNFILKEKIKYSAVLNQLKLDIQSKISVCKKKLFFSSLEKKIKKEKIDISLSGRRVENGAIHPITTVISNIERFFLHLGFKSITGPEIEDEYHNFSALNISHNHPSRSNKDTFWFDINRLLRTQTSSMQIRIMEHEKPPIKIIVPGKVYRNDYDLTHTPMFHQIEGLIVDKNVSFSNLKWIIQEFLSIFFGKHVRIRFRTSYFPFTTPSAEIDIMGKDNQWIEVLGCGMVHPKVLSNVNINCKEYKGCAFGLGVERIAMLYYGISDLRYFFENDLNFLKQFK; encoded by the coding sequence ATGATTATAGATCCTCAAGCATTAATTAATTTGGTTGAAATTGATTTAAAAAAAACTAAAAACATGAAAGAATTAAATAAAGTAAAAGTAAAATATTTGGGAAAAAAAAGCTTTTTATCTAAAGAGTTTTTTAATTTAAGGAATTTTATTTTAAAAGAGAAAATTAAATATAGTGCTGTATTGAATCAATTGAAATTAGATATTCAATCTAAGATATCGGTATGTAAAAAAAAATTATTTTTTTCTTCTCTTGAAAAAAAAATAAAAAAAGAAAAAATTGATATTTCGTTATCTGGTCGTCGAGTTGAAAATGGTGCTATTCATCCAATTACAACTGTTATTAGTAATATAGAACGTTTTTTTTTGCATTTAGGATTTAAATCAATAACAGGTCCTGAAATAGAAGATGAATATCATAATTTTAGTGCATTAAATATATCTCATAACCATCCTTCTAGATCCAATAAAGACACTTTTTGGTTTGATATTAATAGGTTACTTAGGACTCAAACATCAAGTATGCAAATTCGGATAATGGAACATGAAAAACCTCCAATTAAAATTATAGTACCAGGTAAAGTTTATCGTAATGATTATGATTTAACTCATACTCCTATGTTTCATCAAATTGAAGGATTAATTGTTGATAAAAATGTTAGTTTTTCTAATTTAAAATGGATAATACAAGAATTTTTATCTATTTTTTTTGGTAAACATGTGCGGATAAGATTTAGAACATCTTATTTTCCATTTACAACACCATCAGCAGAAATTGACATTATGGGTAAAGATAATCAATGGATTGAAGTATTGGGATGCGGTATGGTTCATCCCAAAGTATTGTCTAATGTTAATATTAATTGTAAGGAATACAAAGGTTGTGCATTTGGTTTAGGGGTAGAAAGAATAGCTATGTTATATTATGGAATTTCGGATTTACGTTATTTTTTCGAGAATGATTTAAATTTTTTGAAACAATTTAAATAA
- the nth gene encoding endonuclease III → MNKKKRYDIMKIFSKTNTLFRTELVFSSSFECLISVILSAKSKDENVNKVTKNLYFIANTPEKILSLGINKLKHYIKKIGLYNNKAKNIINTCFILLLKHDGQVPKDRKNLEKLPGVGRKTANVILNLIFNWSTIAVDTHVFRVSHRTNFAIGKTVQELEKELLNHVPIYFMLDFHSWLVKHGRYVCTAIKPKCKICFIKHLCEFKNKV, encoded by the coding sequence TTGAATAAAAAAAAACGTTATGATATTATGAAAATTTTTAGTAAAACAAATACGTTATTTCGTACAGAATTAGTATTTTCTTCTTCATTTGAGTGTTTAATATCGGTAATTTTATCAGCAAAATCTAAAGATGAAAATGTTAATAAAGTAACTAAAAATTTATATTTTATAGCTAATACTCCCGAAAAGATTTTATCTCTTGGTATAAATAAATTGAAACATTATATAAAAAAAATAGGATTATATAATAATAAAGCAAAAAATATTATTAATACTTGTTTTATTCTGTTATTGAAACATGATGGTCAAGTTCCTAAAGATCGTAAAAATTTAGAAAAGTTACCTGGAGTAGGAAGAAAAACAGCAAATGTAATATTAAATTTAATTTTTAATTGGAGTACAATTGCTGTGGATACTCATGTTTTTCGAGTATCTCATAGAACTAATTTTGCAATAGGTAAAACAGTTCAAGAATTAGAAAAAGAGTTGTTAAATCATGTTCCAATTTATTTTATGTTAGATTTTCATAGTTGGTTAGTAAAACATGGTCGTTATGTATGTACTGCTATCAAACCGAAATGTAAAATATGTTTTATTAAACATTTATGTGAATTTAAAAATAAAGTATAA